One Astatotilapia calliptera chromosome 1, fAstCal1.2, whole genome shotgun sequence DNA segment encodes these proteins:
- the dkk3a gene encoding dickkopf-related protein 3a, producing MVPAILLVLAVTAVCNGILPEIVDPGISHILENDSAQGQAEPDSVFVEVEQLPEDQQQKPEDSFHQINEENSQSSLHNANASDKVTDKDQETNNITTVDSSNDLENRVDHGCISDDDCGKGRYCLHDPHNAKCLPCKALDMSCTKDAECCGEQLCVWGQCSQNATKGEAGSTCQYQTDCSPDLCCAFHNVLLFPVCSAKPIERERCFGASNHLTELLSWGPQDEGPRKYCPCAGDLHCQDLGRGSMCLKGEDSSEEDLADTLYSEIDYIL from the exons atgGTGCCAGCCATCCTGCTCGTTTTGGCTGTCACAGCAGTCTGCAATGGCATCCTCCCTGAGATAGTGGACCCGGGCATTAGTCACATCCTGGAGAATGACTCTGCACAGGGACAAGCGGAGCCGGACAGCGTATTTGTGGAAGTGgagcagctgccagaggatCAACAGCAAAAGCCCGAGGACTCGTTTCACCAA ATAAATGAGGAGAACTCTCAGTCGAGTCTTCACAATGCAAATGCTTCTGATAAAGTGACTGATAAAGACCAG GAGACAAACAACATTACCACAGTCGACAGTTCTAACGACCTGGAGAACAGAGTCGATCAC GGATGCATCAGTGACGATGACTGTGGAAAGGGAAGGTACTGCCTTCACGACCCACATAATGCCAAGTGTCTGCCATGTAAAGCGCTCGATATG TCCTGCACTAAGGATGCAGAGTGCTGTGGCGAACAGCTCTGTGTGTGGGGCCAGTGCAGCCAAAATGCAACCAAGGGAGAGGCCGGAAGCACTTGTCAATACCAGACTGACTGCAGCCCAGACCTCTGCTGTGCTTTCCATAACG TCCTCCTCTTCCCCGTCTGTTCGGCCAAGCCTATTGAACGTGAGCGCTGCTTTGGTGCCTCAAACCACCTGACTGAGTTGTTGTCCTGGGGCCCGCAAGATGAGGGACCCAGGAAATATTGCCCCTGTGCAGGAGATCTCCACTGTCAAGACCTGGG aAGAGGGTCAATGTGCCTGAAAGGAGAGGACTCGAGTGAAGAGGACCTGGCAGACACGCTGTACTCAGAGATAGACTACATACTTTAG